The Lemur catta isolate mLemCat1 chromosome 17, mLemCat1.pri, whole genome shotgun sequence genome segment tattcagtacagtaacatgctgtacaggtttgtagcctaggtgtgtagtaggctgtaccccCTAGATTTGtctaagtacactctatgatgtttgcacaacaatgaaatcacctaacaatgcatttctcagaacataaccCTGCTATTGAGTGACATTAGCAAACTAATGattgaaaaatagtttaaaaaattcatattctaGCTACTTAAAAACAGtgaccacattttttttaaccaggaGGTTTGAACCAGATGAGAAAATTTCTAttgcatatttttttcccaaattcttAATATTGTATTGTTTCTTCAAATTTCTATTCCAGACACCTCCTTCTTCCAAAAAACTTTCTCCAGTTTACTGTATTTCATTTACGGATTATACTATTGTCCATTCAACATCAGTAGATTGGcacaaattttgttttcatcatGTATATTCTGATGACTTTTCATGAATGGGCTTTATCTTCAAATAGATTTTAAGTTATTTGGGGAAGCAGGGCAGGGCATATCTATGAAAAAGTTTACTTTGTCTCCAATCCGAGTCACTCACTCAAAGCTTTACAGGGCCTCTCAATAACTCTCCTGTTTACCCAATGAATCAactgcaaatatgtggaaaacaTTTATACCTTTATACCTTTTTgtatctattttcaaataaagtaggctagtatttatgaaataatcaGAACTATAATGCAATAAACTTATCTGACAATTATCTGGAAGTGGAGTTTCCTAGActaataaaaaattctatttaatagaattaatatcatacataaatattaatttaaaaattagaatatgatACACAGAATGCtttaacaaatgaaattaattaagTCTTGATGCTCTCGAAGGCACTGAAGTATTTTGTAGAACCTTGGTCCTTTCATTGTGAACatcaattattatattattgtacTGCAGCAATTGAGATCTCAAATATGAGAACTCCCAATAACAGAATGTTTCAACATGCAGTACATGTAGACAATACTCAGAGAATGTGATCATTTACTAAAagattaaatttataataaacattgtAATAAAGGTATTACTTTATATTTACCTTGTTATTGTCCTCAAGTGTTTTAGAACGCAATATCTAACTTAGACTATTGAAAAATTAAGTGTTAAAGGCTCCAGGGCATTATGGTTTGGCTTATTATCTCATAAGATGAAATTTGCTGAGAATGTAGATATTCTAGAGTGGACATCTTACTTACCTTGTGTCTAATATATGCAGCCAAATGAGTTTCAGTACAGCCACCTCCCAATAAAACCCAAGGTTCCTTGATTGTTAACTGCAGGACATGCAGTGCTGTTTGACACGTGAGCTAAAAAGGAAGCAAATCATCAGAATCAGACATAAATATCATATGCGTGAAGAAATATAAACACGCTGTCAAAGCCACACAGATAGTGGACTCAAAGAGCCTGATTTTAATTGCAAAAGAGCGAAACCTGTTGGGAAGGTTATAAAGTGATTACTACATTTTggaataataaagattagagattAAATACATTAGCCAGAAGTCTGTTTTCAGGGAcccaaattaatattttctttcatatgcaCTTAGATGTTCCAATTGAGATTTACAAATATATGGCTGCAAGACATGTGGGTCAGCAAAATTTATTGGTACTTCGTCTAAAAAAGTACTTCCGTCTAAATAAATCAGTTGTATAAatatagaatttatttcaaattgtttCGGAAATAATACAGCTACGACCTAACAATAGCAATTAGAAAAACACACAGACCTTTAATATTCACCAAGGGTATGTCCTTGAACATACAAGGATCTTTAAAAGCTGTGACCAATCCCATAGATTATCACTTCCCTTATGTAAAAGTTGCACGTGTTATTGCTGGCAGACAATGGCAAACGCTACGAAAGGGTGGACGGTGGGTACTGATTGGGGAGCTCATTTTCTAAGTGAATTATTCATACACATTAGCATCAAAGAGTGCATAATTCAAACTTATTTCTTAAGACAATTAGTCTCATGTCAAGGACCTTTTAGGTTTCTTgtaaatagtagaaataataaatggcaACACATGCCAAGTCTACTATATAATGTCACAGGCATTTAAATTAGCTTACTGTGACTGCTTCTCTCATTTTTGATGTTTGCTTTCTATACCACCTAGTGAAGTTATGGAGGAAATAAAATCAGGGCTCAGtaatgtgaaaacaaaattatagcaCCTGTTGAGTGACTATTTAATTTCTGCCTCAGTCCCTGGATGTGGAATTCAAAGTTCATTACCTACCTTCAGCTCATCCCAGGCAGTATCATTTCTGTTGCACAGAAGCAAACTGCAGATGGTCGCTTCATTAGgaataagatgaaaaaaatgcttgaagCCAAATTTTGCAGTGCACAAATCTTTCACACTTCCATAACTACTAGGCGATATTGAGCCTAGGGAGCCAATAGGCTGTGttcctattttttaaagcagagaaaatacaaaatgtataagCAAAGGTGGAACAAGCAACCGTTcaaaattatagtatttattCCTAGCCAATATAAAAGTCCCACAAGcatatcatttaaaatgtgaaacataggataaagaaaaaagatgcatCTTAACCTGAAGGAATAAGTAGTATTCTGTTATTAAAATGATATACAAATAAAACAGTTTCTTTCAGTTTACAGATCTCTTTGAACATCTGTTAGAAGCCATTTTGTATTCTCTTCccacaaaaaggcagagaaaatttTGCACACATTTTCAGGAAGTCCAGAAAATGTGGAAGGCCAATCAGGGATCAGAGACCCCAGATTAAGAACCTAGTTTGGAATAAGGATGATGTGCGgaaacaggcttttttttttttttttaaaagcattttcaatttaaaacaaataaagctATCCAAATAGTTGTGGGGTTGAATTCCTTTGGGGTTCTATTTAATGAACATGcagggattattattattttttgcctaGCAACAGTTTGTATGTAAATAGCTACCTAAATTATGGCAAAATAAAGTATGTGTCAtacttattttgttattctttgatATATTAAGTATTTTGCCTTCCTACCTGCATGGGTAAAATAGTAAAGTTTTATAaatcacaaattaataaaaatatgaatgaagaaGTTAGGATGACTTGAATTTTCCAAATCTCTAAATGTAGTATAAGTTGTATAACAAAAGAAACCTATATCAAACTTCTACAAGAAATAATAATGCTAATTTAAAGTCTACAGATTAAAATAATTCGGAGCCACTCACCCTTTTAGgccagtttcctcttcttttaaactaacatttaaaggccagtttcctcttcttttaaacTAACATTTAAAAGACGTTTTCTTTCAAACGAATGgtgttaaaatgtttaaaaacacattcagctcaaaaaatttttagaaaataatcacTGAACAATTTCACTTGTCTGAATATTGTTTCTTTACTTCTAAAGCCTCCAAGAATAAGGAACAAAGACTGatctaaaatttaagaaataaaaaaggccTAAATCTTATAGTATAATTTTACATGGTGGAAACAACAGATTCTGGAGCGAGAAGCCCCAGCTACACCGCTTATCAGCCACGGGACGCTAAGCAAGTCATACATGTCACTTAACATTTTTGGCTCTTGTGAACGGGGATAATAATGCCTATTTCACAAATAAATCAAaccaaataaaatgtgaaaaatgctcTGTAAGCCCCTAACATGCTTCCAAAATGGCAGTCACCTATGAAGAGTAAAATCCACTACTGTATCCACTATTGATAACATAGATCATTGATAAATAGGAATTTTGTTTGAAGGGTTGAAAGGAGGTAATGTTAACCTAGATACACCAGGGAAGACAAATTAGACCAAAAACATAATCCACCTATTCTAAAAGTTTGCCTGAGCCATGTGCTTGGtagttttcttccccttttcccttTTGTCTCAAGATGCAGGACTAAAGCCATGGTTATTAATGTCATGTTCTAGGTATATATGGGATAAATAACAATTGTGGGCTAGTGTGGAAACCCAGTCCACATTTACAATATTGTTTCTATGGTgaaatgtgtggttttttttgttgtagttgttgaagagacagggtctccctatgttgctgaggctggacttgaactcctgagctcaagcaatcctcttgtctcaccctccgaatagctaggactataggtgcataccaccgtgcccagctaaaatgttctgtattttaaaaactgactaaATAATCTGAAATACCTAATTTTCACAAGCTAGAAACTGCCAAATTCATGAAAAGGTAGTAGATATTTAAGGGTATGAGTCTGACTACAACGTCAATAATGAGTTCCAAAGAataatttccattatttcttAGTAATTTCTACTTTGACAATCATTTGAATATTACAAAGTTAAGGCAATAACCCAGATATTATGTATTCAACATTTGACATACATACTGCTCCTTTTTGATGATTTATAAGACTATAAATAGTAAACTTTAACAATGGCTTCACTCTAATAACTTAAAAATTGTAACAATGCAGAACTAAATGATCATCTTTCTGATAGACTGTCAAAGCAGTTAAAGGGATACCGAAAAGTGGCTCAAATCAATACTCTGtagcttgttatttttttttttttggctctaaTAGGTGAATATCaatcttttatttgctttttatttgccaAGTTTGAGAAATACAGTGAATTTCTTGCCTATAATAATCTAGTACATTACTAAACATGTTATATtgaattcaacaaacattttagaATACCTATTGTGGGCAAGGACTGTTATATGTGCCGAAAGTAAAAGATGATCTTGGTTCTCAAGGTCAGCTGGAAATATTTCTGATAAAGTTAAAACAGATATATGTGCCTTCCCCCTACCTCCATTAGAAACACCTATTTAGGCAGAAGTGTATAAGTTTGTGGGGAGTTATGATAAAAGTGATGAAAAGGGGTATTCTAGCTGCAAAATCACCTTCTAGACATAACATGATTTAAAAGTTCAGGAGTTTGACATCATAAAAGTTTTGTAAATTCAAGTAGAAGAATTTTGTGTAAAGGATGAAAGACTTTAGGATTGTGAGGATGTTAGACTTATCAATAACCTATAAAATATTTGGGggttagaaaatgataaaatctgTAGTATATTTTGGGgctgaaaaacaaacagaaaatgaccATAATCGCTCCATTTTTAGTAAGTGAACAATACAGGATCTTTTCCAGAAACCACCTTTGCTGCCAGAAATGATACTGACATATGCTGTGAGGTTGGCAGATTCTAAAATTTTTCAAGATGTTCACAGTGACACAAACCAAGAATATCTCTGCTCAGAAAAGTGTGATTTATTAACTGTAAGGGGCAAAAGCCAAGAGTGATTTTTACCTGTCACTTTACTCAAGGGTTCCATCAAGGCCACTCCAATTCTGTCTATGGCAATAATACGATGCACACTGAGCAACTGTTTCAAAGATGGGTGGATCACTTTCTGGCACAGGACAAGATCTACGTGGTCACTGATTAGCTGCCTTCCTAGGTTAAGCAGCTGGTCCAGAACTGCATTTTCTAGAGAAACCCCGCAACTGACCACTACGGTTCCTTCTCCAGGATCAGAAAGGTCTCCGGATAAAGTGGTACAAAAGAGTGCCACCTTGAGAGCACCTGATTTTTTGACAGGTAATAGCTTCATTAATTGAACTTCCGACATTTCAATGAGCAGTCCAGGTAATACGGTAGAATCTGTAACTCTTTGACCTTTTAAAGGTACAATTATACTCTTTCCTAAAATGATATGGTCTCCAGCATTTTCCGGAATTGTAAGCAAAAACGCTTTCAGAATCAAAGCACTGATGTGATCTATTTCCTTTCTGGTGAGCATACTGGCAGGTTTACTTGTTAATACACTGCGCACCAGACAGAGGAGGATCTGAGTACTACCGAAGTCAACTGGGAGTCGACAACCACAGGCCTCAGACTTAAGATAATTGGTGCAGAGACGCAAAAggtgtttatttaatttaatgacAGTGGTGGGTGTCAAGCCTATTCTCTGAACATTTTCAATCAAGTTGCAGCAAAGAATGGCTGTGAATAAGCCACAGTCACTGAAGCATGACACATGATTCTGCACGGAAGTCGTCAGGATCTTTAATACGGGATGGGTGACTGAGAGGTGACGGAGCAGGGCGGAGGACTGTGAAGTTGTGCACACACAACCTCCAAGGCCGTTGTGCAGCTGCTTCAGCCTACCCGAAGGGCCATAGCATGATGACACGATTCCTTTCCAGACAGAAAGTGTGGCCCTGACTCTCTCACTTGTCAGCGGTTCACTTTTACACAATGATGGCTTCTTAGCTTCTAAACGAGACATCTTACTTCAAGTAGTAACTTGTGAAGACAGCTTTTATTGTGTGAAccgtatttttcttttcattgcattGTTACGTGttttaacattaaaacaaaatattctgcAGGAATGAAAGTATGAATATGCAGCAATGTGgctacaaaattaaatattttcatgtttgtggAGCTAATCAGCATATAATGATTTAAGGACAAATGagtaattctaaatatttattttacttcattcttcAATACTCTTTTGTTTGGCTCCAGACTGAGATTTTACAGACTGTTTTGCAGCCCTCTGTATAAGGTATGTTCCAAGATGGACACCTATTAAAGATACCCCAGCCACAAGAAGCCAGTTCTTTCTAATCCAACTgctgtttttcattctcttctttcaATGTCAAGCTCAGATTCAAAGCTGCTTCtttctataagaaataaaaataaaacattttagagaaataatTCCAAACCATTTTGTAGATTGCAGTTTAATACTTTATTCTAATACTCTGttccttttatagaaaaaagaacTAGCTACTGGCGTAATCCTCCAGAAAATGAGAAAGGTAAACCAATTTTGActtaaaatgcctttatttttcaataaatccCCTCTACAACAAAGTGCTTATATTTTCAATGATGTGGAATGCACAACAATATGGCCAGAAAGCCTACAGTACAGTTATTTCAATATGGCATGCTTCTAGAAGAGAAACGCTACATTATAAAACTCAGAATTTGGTCTCAGTCTTAAAAAAATAGtctcaaatgtttttattctcttccatCAAGATTTAATGTTGTGTTTTTATCTATAACTTTGGTTTGCTTGGAAACTTTAGGTTTGAACAGAAGTGCATTTACATCAAATCCTGcttataaataattatgaaaagaaGAGAACTGTTAGCGTTTCTACTGCAGAAACTCACTAATGTACAGTCTATATTTAGCTGAATAAATCTGTGCAACACACTGCACCAAAGAACAAACCATGTTTTTAAATACTTGGCTAAAGTCAGagctaattttttatagttttacgcTATCAATCaatgattttcagttttggaagtcCTAACCAACGAATCTTCAAACGTTGGTTAATgataataagtattaatataaaaaccaAGAAATGTGCTGgatgacaaacagaaaaatagtatGTGATTTGCAATTCAATTTCAAAGAGtctaaatatcataaaatattatcatatacCAAGTGGACACATAGAAATACTAATTTCCTTAATAGGGTAGTGTCCTTGTTAAGAAAATACTGTGCCTTGAGGCATAAAATCCTGACACGTTAATAATgcatgaaaagaataaaaatcttagGTCATGGACTTTGTCTGTTAAGGCCTGGTCTTTTGAAGGTGTAACTGTTAGTTGGTATTTTCAGGAATACGTTACCCACACCAGCCACTTGGAGAGTATTTAGCATAAATATAACTACTTAGCCTAAAGTACTTCCTAAAGTAGACTATGGCGTAGTATGGTGTTACAGACCAAACCGTGATTTGTAGATGTGCAAAGAAGAGGTGGGCAGAACAAGGGAATGTTATGCAAAGTGTTATTTTGGTTACTGTTCCCAATTTAGTTAAAGGGCCGTAACCATGGCAACTGGGCCCAAATAAAGTGAAGGCAATGGTAGTCAGCTTTGTTCTTGCGATGATAAAGCTATAGTCAACGTTTTTTAtggaatgagggagaaaaaaaaaatctctgtttatCTTATGCCAGAAATAGCcaagttatttaaatattatttcaatggCTATTTCAGATTCAGCAAAAtccaagaaatacatttaaatgaaaccTTATCTAAGTGACTTTTATATGGTAACTTGCACGatataactcacacacacacaaaccataaTAGAAACTATGATTAATAAAACGATTTCTCTAGTTAGAAATTTTTCTCAATACTTAATAGTGACAcacaacttttcaaaagaagaatgcCATGTTGGCACCTCTACTAGTCTTAGGGTAGTGAGACCAATAGCCACATCTTTCGACTAGTATTTCTATAAAAcgagaaaggaagaaatcattGAAAGTGTTGGTAactcctgaattattttttatatatctggacaaaataaggtataaaaaaaagaaaaaacaaaacaatgggaCTGCTTTATAGAATATGTTTGGAAGTGTCAGCTCAGCTCTATTAAAACTCTTTATTCCTAAACAGAGTGCTCCAAAATTCCAAAAGTTGCCATTGGATGAATGGTCTTTACTATTCCTAGATGCAAAGGCCTGGTGGATGGGTTTTTTCTGCAGTGATGGataacttaattaaaataacagtaaaactTCCTTAACTGTTTTCTAAATTAAGAGATAtactataaaatatgatttaaagaaatgtaaacaggTAAAATTTTCTCCTAAAACGAATCAGGTCCTTGGGAAAAATGGCTGATTGTAGGTCTAAGGCAAGAAATACACAAGATGAGCTTGCCATGTTTTCTGCCAAAAAGTAAGGATGTTATCAAAGACTACTTGGGTCATTTCAAGAGGGTATAGGAAAAAACAATGACACAGGAATCAACTTGGAAGGGATCCAAGATGGGACAACTTgagcattaaaaagaatgatgACTGTCTCAGATATCACCTGGggaatggtaaaataaaaaaaaagaaaaaaaaaagaatgatgactGTAATAgattaagataattaaaatatatgcaaatccCCAAGTTCACACtgacaccaaaaacaaaaactctaagcTGCTGGAGCCCTAACTCATTATTATAAAAACCAATATAGGGAATTAGGGAAAGAAGGCATTTATCTTGCTTTCCCTGTATAAATGCATCTGGGGAGAAATGCCTAGTTGATAAGGGAAAGTTGTTCCATCTAATAGAGAAGATATGTTGTAGACACAGAGGGATAGCAAGAAGTCAAGCTtgggaaatttataaagcaatattGGACTCTTAGTCAACAATTGTAAAGGAGCAACATTATCTGAAATAATGGATTAAAATCACACAGTGATTGGTAAGTTAAGCCTATGGACCATATctagcccactgcctgtttttgtaaataaagttttattggaatgcaggcatgctcattcatttacgtACTGTGTATGAGTGCTTTCACGCTACAAAAGGATGGTTGAAAGAGACCACATGGTCTCTgaagcctaaagtatttactatctggtcctttacagaaaaagtttgccaatttcTACAGCACAGCAATGATCATCAATAGATGCTAATAATTCATTAAGTAAAAGATTGATGGGGAAATTTATGGAGAATTTAATGGAGAGATAACATGATAATTTGCTTGTCAATCTTAAGAACACCAAAAGTGGATCAGACATTATCTGTGAAACAGTGTGATTACCTAGGATGCATACCATAGTATCCACCATCCATGAAGtatttttgttcaaaaaataaataaatgaaatcaaagtaAGCCTCTTGATCTAACTACCagattacagaggaaaaaaaggaacctGTTAAAtgacaaaatggggataacatcAGCCAAATTCAGAATGCAGGAAATTTTCAATTTGGCTGATTAGAAGGGGAAATGAAATAGTTGAAAAGAGACATTATCTATCAGATGCAATATGTGGaccttgtttggatcctgattccAACAAACctgtaaagattttttaagataGATTTGGAAATATGAACATGGCCCTGGGTATCACATCACAGTTAAGGAgttactgttaattttttctgtatgataATACAAATGTGGTTGTGTGGTTGTAGATGAGTGTTTACGCTTACTGCTAAGGATACATACTGAAGGGCTACACAGCAGAGATTAGGATCTGCTTTAAAATAGtctagcaattaaaaaaaaagaaagaatggttaAAAGAAGATTGGCAAAATGCTGGTAAGTGTTAAAGCTGGCTGATGGATACTTGAGGGTTCAATATACTATCCTCTATTTTTGGCTATGTATTCAACTTtccacaataaaagtaaaaataaaaaataagggacAAATACAACACATTGTTTGGACGTACTTCAACTGTCTAGAATCAGTGTTTTTCACTCATTCTAAATCTGGTTTTAACTTTCGCTTACCCAAAGCCAGTTTAAGTATCTACTTCTGCCTGCTTGACTGGCAGTGTTGGTCTCTAAAACTTTTAACTATTGCTGTACTGGCATCTAAAAGacattatgaagtaaaataagggtcAAACACCCCGAGAGTTGATCTGATAACCAGATTGCTACTTAATAAGTGACTACCGGGCAGTTATAGTGTACAAcgtggatacactggacaaaggaaTGATTCACATCCTAGGTGGGACACAGTAGGACGGTACAGGATTTCaacatgctactcagaatggtgcagaatttaaaacttatagtttatttctggaattttctatttaatattctGAGACTGCAGTTGACCATAGGTAACCGAAACTGTGGAAAGCGAAACTGCAGACAAGAGGGGACTACCATACTGCAAATTGCCTCATGTCAGCCAAGATCAAGTTTTGCTGCCGAAGGAGTTAGGACATAACGTTTGGTTTTTTAGaactttttggattttggaattatGGACTATAGACCTGTATTATAGAACTACAACCTCTTTatttcagtgattctcaaaagTAACAAATCACGTTGAAGGTAAAGTATTTGATGTTAAGGAATgaatacaattattttcattttgtcttagAAAAAAACGAAGAATAACAAAGGAACCTTTTGCAAATTTCAGACTTTTATGCTACATAATCGTTTTATGGTAAGGAGTCAGCTGTTCCTTTGTACACATTCATGATGCTGGTGACATTGCTAGTGAAACTGCCTATTCCCTTTTCAACCAAATGACTGCTAGGGTAGTATCAAAGGTCTCTGTGCAACCAACTTTTCCAGAAGCAACTGCAGAATAATATTTTGCCAGCAggtcacaataaaaacaaaagataacttGTCATTTAAGGCATTTTCTTCCCAGAACTCTGTAAGATCAACTTTCCCATTGTTGGGATGTACCCTATGGTTGACCAAATTAAATGGAACTTACCTGAAGATTGCTAGCCTGCTATTTCCTTTGGATTTGGTTCGCCGGCAGACTTGACAGTCCCAGACTATCTTGCTCAGGAATATCCTCCTTATTAGGTACTTGGAAAACAGGGCTGCTTTTGATTCTGTGCCACCCCAAATGAATGAGCCCAACTAAAGGTATCATAACAATCAAaactttgttctttctccagAAGTTCCGAATGCTCATAGTACTTCAGTATTAGTGCACCTAAAAAAAGGTTATAcagttaaaggagaaaaaaaacctccaaaaaaaTCAACTCCCTTAAATTACATCTATAAACAACTATAAGTAGCACACTGCATTCTAATAAAAGTTGactgttaaacatttttaattataatatgttGCAATGTTAATAAACAAAAAGAGATATGTTGTAGACACAAAGGGATAGCAAGAAGTCAAGCTtgggaaatttataaagcaatattGGACTCTTAGTCAACAATTGTAAAGGAGCAACATTATCTGTGGGAAAGTTATATGAACTTTTGGAAACACTCGTTCATGGAgtgttaattaaatatattattaatgttcTCTCTCTAAGCCACAatagggcatttttttttttaaaaaaattacatttagtcACAATTTTAAGAATCAAATAGTAATCCATAAACATACAGTAAGAATCTAGGTTCTATATTGTGATAAGATATAAGAGATGGTAATTTAGAACAGTCAAGCATGGATTCCTATTGTAGCAAAAGACTTTCAGCTTGGATACTATGAATTAGAATAATTAATGCCATTTCCACATTTATGTGCAGAACCACTGCATTTGGGAGTGCTTGCTCTGAATCAGTAGTAACCCTACCCTACAGGGTTATTGTCCACCCAGTTCACATGAAGAAATTGGGGTTAGAAAGTTGCCTGGAGTTACAAAGCTAGTTAGCGTTGAAAatagatgtttttttctttgatttcaaaACATGGAGTTGAGGCCCAGGAAGGCTGTGTTCTGAGACTCTGCTGGGTTTAGGTACTTGAGTCTGGACAACCTCTACAGATTccttatacttttatatttaaggGACACTCATTAGGCTTTCCTGGTTAGCTTACAGACTTGTGATATGAATGGTTCCATTTTCCAAGTTCCTTTCTGAGCACAGAAGGACAAGGACTGCTCCATCATCTACGGGACATGCTAAGAACTCAGTTCAATTGTGTCTTTTTGAATTTTAGTACTATGAAATCtaaattactttaattttatctaaatgccattagaaaaaaatgtcttaacAGAATTTCTACTTATTCTCTTTACAGTAGTAATTGGGTGATTTGGAGTAATGAGTGAAGAAATCGATTGAAGAGTGTGGATTGAAGAGTGGCATTTTTGCCCACGAAACACCTTGAAGTAAAGAAGATACTGTCATTCATATCCAGTCTCCTCAATATTTAAGGTGACTTTAGAACCTCTAACTCTGGgccaggctcacgcctgtaattctagaactctgggaggctgaggtgggagaattgcttgagctcaggagtttgaaaccagcctgagcaagagtgagatcctatctttacaaaaaatagaaaaaactagcttgcacttgtagtcccagctactggggaggctaaggaaggaggatctcttaagcccaggagttttaggattgaggatacagtgagatatgatcatgccactgcactctacccagggtgacagagtgagactctgtctccccccaacccccccccaaaaaaaccctcTAACTCTGTCACTCTCAACATGAGGTTATCAAGTCACatgattttccttccttccttttttttgttttttaagaatgggttcttattatgttgcccatgctggcctcaaactcctgggctcaagtgatcctcccacctcagcctcttaaatagctgggattagaggcataaACTACTATGCCTAGCTAAATCACATGACTTTTAACAGATAAAATCTCTGCTATTCACCATTTACTTCTCTATGATCACTAAATATAACTCAATATTTGTCAGCATTTTCCtgaatcataaatttaaaaaaaaaaaagcttaccaAAGAGACTAGTATGGATAAAaggatataataataaaattgggaTTAAAAACCAGCaactaaaattcaaaacaacTAAACTACAATCTGTAACACTAATGTCTGGGAAAGTGTTGTACTGTTTTCATCACATAAATGACAGAAT includes the following:
- the LOC123622209 gene encoding McKusick-Kaufman/Bardet-Biedl syndromes putative chaperonin, with the protein product MSRLEAKKPSLCKSEPLTSERVRATLSVWKGIVSSCYGPSGRLKQLHNGLGGCVCTTSQSSALLRHLSVTHPVLKILTTSVQNHVSCFSDCGLFTAILCCNLIENVQRIGLTPTTVIKLNKHLLRLCTNYLKSEACGCRLPVDFGSTQILLCLVRSVLTSKPASMLTRKEIDHISALILKAFLLTIPENAGDHIILGKSIIVPLKGQRVTDSTVLPGLLIEMSEVQLMKLLPVKKSGALKVALFCTTLSGDLSDPGEGTVVVSCGVSLENAVLDQLLNLGRQLISDHVDLVLCQKVIHPSLKQLLSVHRIIAIDRIGVALMEPLSKVTGTQPIGSLGSISPSSYGSVKDLCTAKFGFKHFFHLIPNEATICSLLLCNRNDTAWDELKLTCQTALHVLQLTIKEPWVLLGGGCTETHLAAYIRHKTHNEPESILKDDGCTQTELHLIAEAFCSALESLAASLEHDGGEILTDMKYGHFWSVQADSPSVVNWPDLLSRCGCGLYNNREELGWSCLRSTRRPFTPQTCLPHEAAGSGSNLTVDCLTAKLSGLEVAVETANLILDLSFVIEDKN